The Lasioglossum baleicum chromosome 12, iyLasBale1, whole genome shotgun sequence genome includes a region encoding these proteins:
- the LOC143214657 gene encoding RUN domain-containing protein 1 — MSAEEHKGCEVEDIENSDESDRPSGERWAPVGANDCDNDFADEYKYVDNMENLSYDMERLKVLEEEQEMLNSSLIALTTHFAQVQFRLRQIVDAPTNEKEALLKELEEFAFRGIPDVPNNLSLDSRSITPTSPVSCKQSISGVINDVDVESKMALQRTKQKELICQLKSQLEDLEKYAYETGDADLPQSMILERQNIIISHLKEKLNFNVDDLCKLPVDDLRWQVDYAISQIVSPLKMKEQLVSQLKTQITDLERFINYLQGEVSTETLACTCACPVHTSGSATSYAKSAFKNKPIEEENTTKTINTVKKVVALLHMFLVSQLGCGSERVRRNFKKNSVHKWRDLRTRLDIAVEHVIEMIAEVSHPDDDDTINENEYASDSDSSSNCNARVTSAVRKHLATSIRDLMQHGLMSDVRANSVVPFVGCFPQRHSSTTNLMHAWELILKYYEIKNGHRYNSSPAQKLSQSFNLDLTGRIVSSKQSLLTTIGNIIASHSPYKRSYDSHFKAFICASLNAKKLVAWLKLILQCQYLLENHYASWSYVVKTGFQDAFHTLDRLTSYKFDLPVDLAVRQFQNIKDAF; from the exons ATGAGTGCTGAGGAACATAAGGGTTGCGAGGTAGAGGATATTGAGAATTCGGATGAGAGCGACAGACCCTCTGGGGAAAGGTGGGCACCAGTCGGAGCGAACGACTGCGACAATGATTTCGCCGATGAAtataaatatgtagataacatggAGAA TTTGTCGTACGATATGGAGAGGCTCAAGGTGCTAGAAGAGGAGCAGGAGATGCTTAATTCGTCCCTCATTGCACTCACCACTCATTTTGCCCAG GTTCAGTTCCGTTTGAGACAAATAGTAGATGCGCCGACCAACGAGAAGGAAGCATTGCTCAAGGAGTTAGAAGAGTTTGCATTCAGGGGAATCCCAGATGTTCCAAATAATTTGTCACTTGATAGTAGATCTATTACTCCGACCTCTCCAGTGTCCTGCAAGCAAAGC ATATCCGGAGTGATTAATGATGTTGATGTCGAGTCTAAAATGGCTCTGCAAAGAACAAAGCAGAAAGAGCTGATATGCCAACTGAAATCTCAGTTGGAGGATCTAGAGAAGTATGCGTACGAAACAGGCGATGCAGATTTACCGCAGAGCATGATATTGGAACGACAGAATATCATAATTA GTCATTTAAaagagaaattaaattttaacgtCGACGATCTCTGCAAACTACCGGTTGACGATTTAAGATGGCAAGTAGATTATGCTATAAGTCAG ATCGTTAGTCCCTTGAAAATGAAGGAACAACTGGTGTCTCAACTGAAGACGCAGATTACGGATTTAGAGCGGTTTATAAATTATCTTCAAGGGGAGGTTAGCACGGAGACTCTAGCGTGCACCTGTGCCTGTCCGGTTCACACTAGCGGCTCCGCAACTTCTTATGCCAAGAGTGCGTTTAAGAACAAGCCGATAGAGGAGGAAAACACGACGAAAACCATCAACACTGTTAAGAAGGTGGTCGCTCTGTTGCACATGTTCCTGGTGTCCCAGTTGGGATGCGGAAGCGAAAGGGTGCGACGAAACTTCAAAAAAAATTCGGTGCACAAATGGCGTGACCTAAGAACCAGGCTGGACATAGCCGTCGAACACGTAATAGAGATGATCGCGGAAGTCAGTCATCCGGACGACGATGACACTATTAACGAGAACGAGTACGCCTCGGATTCCGACTCTTCATCCAATTGCAACGCCAGAGTAACATCTGCTGTGAGAAAGCACTTAGCAACCTCCATACGCGACTTAATGCAACACGGATTGATGTCCGATGTGCGTGCCAATAGCGTGGTACCATTTGTGGGTTGCTTCCCGCAACGACACTCCTCCACTACCAATTTAATGCACGCTTGGGAGCTAATACTGAAGTACTATGAAATTAAAAACGGCCACCGTTACAATTCTAGTCCGGCGCAGAAATTATCTCAAAGCTTCAATCTAGATCTTACTGGGAGAATTGTATCCTCGAAACAG AGCCTGTTGACGACTATCGGGAATATCATTGCCTCGCATAGCCCTTACAAAAGAAGCTACGATTCCCATTTTAAAGCGTTCATATGCGCGTCCCTGAA CGCTAAGAAACTCGTGGCCTGGTTGAAACTGATCCTGCAGTGTCAGTACCTCCTTGAGAATCATTATGCATCGTGGAGTTACGTCGTGAAAACAG GTTTCCAAGATGCGTTTCACACTCTCGATCGTCTTACCAGCTACAAGTTCGATTTACCGGTGGACCTGGCAGTGAGACAATTTCAGAATATAAAGGACGCGTTTTGA
- the Nrk gene encoding neurospecific receptor kinase, whose translation MMVFWIFSLIAIILHFSSAQTKPESDGYCIPYSGKICKKYLAGIGKVWVNESNNNPEKLLNEQITTNLWEELIQKLHGPCRSAAEKMLCMYAFPQCHNSVGLPLCYEDCMAVRHQFCFNDWAMIEDNKQRNMYIRSRGHFTLPECKSLPKIVKGKVTCSHIHLTDMNEELVTYDCVKGNGRFYMGKMNKTKTGLDCQAWRVQTPHNHDRPPDVFPQIRDGESYCRNAGGDEPMPWCFTTNSSIRWQHCDIPICDNVTSKVLEVDPKDLTMGTLFTPMFILILSALGFVIIAGTVFSIVLSHRIHKRHQGYNPTNNQYVTIDLDKLPSNNAYHKTSAQLNPKLEKLEFPRNNVIYERDLGQGAFGRVFQAKAPGLVPGEEFTNVAVKMLKDEASEDLLKDFEREACLLAEFDHPNIVKLLGVCALGRPMCLLFEYMGRGDLNEFLRSCSPGNYIIRSLERDEHFTDSRLSHMDLINIALQVASGMVYLSDRKFVHRDLATRNCLINDQMIVKIADFGLSQKIYLQDYYKGDEQDAIPVRWMPLESILYNKYTVESDVWAFAVCLWEIFSFALQPYYGMTHEEVVKYIKEGNVLQCPENTPTAIYDLMKLCWNRRPSDRPAFRTIYNTLDTIKHNLEAENKSDSVPLRIHV comes from the exons ATGATGGTGTTCTGGATCTTTTCTCTGATAGCAATCATTTTGCATTTCAGTTCCGCTCAAACCA AACCTGAGTCCGATGGTTACTGCATCCCTTATAGTGGGAAGATCTGTAAGAAGTATCTAGCTGGTATCGGAAAGGTATGGGTGAACGAATCTAACAACAACCCTGAAAAGCTGCTGAACGAACAGATTACCACCAATTTATGGGAAGAGCTGATACAGAAGCTCCATGGACCATGTCGTTCCGCTGCAGAG aaAATGCTGTGCATGTATGCCTTTCCACAATGCCACAACTCAGTTGGTCTGCCATTATGTTACGAGGACTGCATGGCAGTGCGCCATCAGTTCTGCTTCAACGACTGGGCGATGATAGAGGACAACAAACAGAGGAATATGTACATCAGATCGAGGGGACATTTCACCCTTCCAGAATGCAAATCTCTGCCGAAGATAGTCAAAGGCAAAGTGACTTGTTCGCACATTCATTTGACTGATATGAACGAAGAGCTTGTTACAT ATGACTGTGTCAAAGGCAACGGTAGATTTTATATGGGTAAAATGAATAAGACGAAGACCGGCTTAGACTGTCAGGCATGGCGTGTACAAACACCCCATAACCATGACAGACCGCCAGATGTATTCCCACAAATCCGTGACGGCGAGAGCTACTGTAGAAATGCTGGCGGAGACGAACCAATGCCGTGGTGCTTCACCACGAATTCCTCGATACGGTGGCAACATTGTGATATTCCTATATGCG ATAATGTAACGAGTAAAGTACTGGAAGTCGACCCGAAAGACTTAACAATGGGTACACTGTTTACCCCAATGTTCATACTAATACTGTCCGCATTGGGATTTGTAATTATAGCTGGAACCGTGTTTTCGATTGTTTTAAGTCACAGAATCCACAAACGACATCAGGGGTACAACCCAACAAATAATCAG TATGTAACCATCGACCTGGACAAGCTGCCGAGCAACAATGCCTACCACAAGACTAGCGCCCAGCTGAATCCAAAGCTAGAGAAGTTAGAGTTCCCACGGAACAACGTGATCTACGAGCGAGACTTAGGGCAAGGTGCTTTCGGCCGAGTATTCCAGGCAAAGGCACCTGGTCTGGTCCCTGGCGAGGAATTCACGAACGTCGCCGTGAAGATGCTGAAGGACGAGGCGTCGGAGGACTTGCTGAAGGACTTCGAGCGCGAGGCTTGTCTCCTGGCCGAATTCGATCACCCTAATATAGTGAAATTGCTGGGCGTTTGCGCGTTAGGTCGGCCTATGTGTTTGCTGTTCGAGTACATGGGCCGCGGCGACCTGAACGAGTTCCTGCGATCATGCTCGCCCGGAAATTACATTATCCGGAGTTTGGAGAGGGACGAGCATTTCACAGACTCGCGGTTGTCGCACATGGATCTGATCAACATCGCGCTGCAGGTGGCTTCCGGCATGGTGTACCTGTCCGACCGGAAGTTCGTCCACCGGGACCTGGCCACCCGCAACTGTTTGATCAACGACCAAATGATCGTGAAGATCGCGGACTTCGGGCTGTCGCAGAAGATTTATTTACAGGACTACTATAAGGGGGACGAGCAAGACGCGATACCCGTCAGATGGATGCCTCTAGAGAGCATTCTGTACAACAAGTACACCGTCGAGTCCGACGTGTGGGCGTTCGCGGTGTGCCTGTGGGAGATATTCAGTTTCGCTCTTCAGCCTTACTATGGGATGACCCACGAGGAAGTTGTAAAGTACATTAAGGAGGGCAACGTCCTCCAATGCCCGGAGAATACGCCCACCGCGATCTATGATTTGATGAAACTCTGCTGGAATAGGAGACCGTCGGACCGGCCAGCGTTCAGAACCATTTACAACACGCTTGACACCATTAAACACAATCTAGAGGCGGAGAACAAGTCGGACAGCGTGCCACTTCGTATTCATGTTTGA
- the LOC143214664 gene encoding replication factor C subunit 4 isoform X2: protein MHAFLKTGKLGPGESRKPSTSRAKEERGPAPPWVEKYRPRTVEDVVEQGEVVEVLKQCMKGSDFPNLLFYGPPGTGKTSTILAAARQLFGSLYKERILELNASDERGIQVVRDKIKTFAQLTAGGMRNDGRTCPPFKIIILDEADSMTGAAQAALRRTMEKESHSTRFCLICNYVSRIIEPLTSRCTKFRFKPLGEDKIIERLEYICKEEDLKAEKAVLLKIVEASGGDLRRAITCLQSITRLKGKGVEITIDDVLEIIGIVPDKWLDELLEVCKTKDYSKAEAFVDNFMLEAYATSQVIEQLSERIIYSNELTDKQKALIADRLGECNYRLLDGGSEYIQFINLCCGIIKAYELFSEVDGKRFALQRILR from the exons ATGCACGCTTTTTTGAAAACTGGAAAATTAGGACCGGGAGAATCGAGAAAGCCTTCGACTTCCCGTGCGAAAGAGGAACGCGGCCCGGCGCCGCCATGGGTCGAGAAATA CCGACCCAGAACCGTCGAAGACGTGGTCGAACAAGGCGAGGTAGTCGAAGTATTGAAACAATGTATGAAAGGCAGCGATTTTCCAAATCTGCTGTTTTATGGACCACCCGGTACTGGTAAAACCAGTACTATACTGGCCGCAGCCAGACAACTATTCGGCAGTTTGTATAAAGAGAGAATATTGGAATTAAATGCCTCTGATGAAAGAGGTATCCAAGTTGTGAGGGACAAGATCAAGACCTTTGCTCAGCTCACCGCTGGCGGTATGAGGAACGA TGGGAGAACATGTCCaccttttaaaattattatcctGGATGAAGCAGATAGTATGACTGGTGCAGCACAGGCTGCGCTTCGTCGCACTATGGAGAAAGAATCTCATAGTACACGTTTCTGTTTGATTTGTAATTATGTCTCGAGAATCATAGAACCATTGACTTCGCGTTGTACAAAGTTTAGATTCAAGCCGCTTGGAGAAGACAAGATTATCGAGAGATTAGAGTATATTTGTAAAGAGGAGGATCTGAAGGCAGAGAAGGCtgttttattgaaaattgtagaaGCTTCGGGGGGCGATTTGAGACGTGCCATAACGTGTTTGCAGTCTATTACGAGATTAAAGGGGAAAGGCGTTGAAATCACTATCGATGATGTCCTCGAAATTATCGGG atTGTCCCTGATAAATGGCTGGACGAATTGCTAGAGGTGTGTAAAACGAAGGATTATAGCAAGGCTGAAGCTTTCGTCGACAATTTTATGTTGGAAGCATATGCCACTTCACAA GTAATTGAGCAATTGAGCGAAAGAATTATATATTCCAACGAATTAACGGATAAACAGAAAGCTTTGATAGCCGATAGACTAGGA GAATGTAACTATAGGTTGTTGGACGGTGGAAGCGAGTACATACAATTCATAAATCTCTGTTGCGGCATCATAAAGGCTTACGA ATTGTTTAGTGAAGTTGATGGAAAGCGGTTTGCCTTGCAGCGAATTCTGAGGTAA
- the LOC143214664 gene encoding replication factor C subunit 4 isoform X1: protein MHAFLKTGKLGPGESRKPSTSRAKEERGPAPPWVEKYRPRTVEDVVEQGEVVEVLKQCMKGSDFPNLLFYGPPGTGKTSTILAAARQLFGSLYKERILELNASDERGIQVVRDKIKTFAQLTAGGMRNDGRTCPPFKIIILDEADSMTGAAQAALRRTMEKESHSTRFCLICNYVSRIIEPLTSRCTKFRFKPLGEDKIIERLEYICKEEDLKAEKAVLLKIVEASGGDLRRAITCLQSITRLKGKGVEITIDDVLEIIGIVPDKWLDELLEVCKTKDYSKAEAFVDNFMLEAYATSQVIEQLSERIIYSNELTDKQKALIADRLGECNYRLLDGGSEYIQFINLCCGIIKAYDRLFSEVDGKRFALQRILR, encoded by the exons ATGCACGCTTTTTTGAAAACTGGAAAATTAGGACCGGGAGAATCGAGAAAGCCTTCGACTTCCCGTGCGAAAGAGGAACGCGGCCCGGCGCCGCCATGGGTCGAGAAATA CCGACCCAGAACCGTCGAAGACGTGGTCGAACAAGGCGAGGTAGTCGAAGTATTGAAACAATGTATGAAAGGCAGCGATTTTCCAAATCTGCTGTTTTATGGACCACCCGGTACTGGTAAAACCAGTACTATACTGGCCGCAGCCAGACAACTATTCGGCAGTTTGTATAAAGAGAGAATATTGGAATTAAATGCCTCTGATGAAAGAGGTATCCAAGTTGTGAGGGACAAGATCAAGACCTTTGCTCAGCTCACCGCTGGCGGTATGAGGAACGA TGGGAGAACATGTCCaccttttaaaattattatcctGGATGAAGCAGATAGTATGACTGGTGCAGCACAGGCTGCGCTTCGTCGCACTATGGAGAAAGAATCTCATAGTACACGTTTCTGTTTGATTTGTAATTATGTCTCGAGAATCATAGAACCATTGACTTCGCGTTGTACAAAGTTTAGATTCAAGCCGCTTGGAGAAGACAAGATTATCGAGAGATTAGAGTATATTTGTAAAGAGGAGGATCTGAAGGCAGAGAAGGCtgttttattgaaaattgtagaaGCTTCGGGGGGCGATTTGAGACGTGCCATAACGTGTTTGCAGTCTATTACGAGATTAAAGGGGAAAGGCGTTGAAATCACTATCGATGATGTCCTCGAAATTATCGGG atTGTCCCTGATAAATGGCTGGACGAATTGCTAGAGGTGTGTAAAACGAAGGATTATAGCAAGGCTGAAGCTTTCGTCGACAATTTTATGTTGGAAGCATATGCCACTTCACAA GTAATTGAGCAATTGAGCGAAAGAATTATATATTCCAACGAATTAACGGATAAACAGAAAGCTTTGATAGCCGATAGACTAGGA GAATGTAACTATAGGTTGTTGGACGGTGGAAGCGAGTACATACAATTCATAAATCTCTGTTGCGGCATCATAAAGGCTTACGA cAGATTGTTTAGTGAAGTTGATGGAAAGCGGTTTGCCTTGCAGCGAATTCTGAGGTAA